In the Oscillospiraceae bacterium genome, AACACAACCTAAAGGTTCTTGCGAAGGTTCCTATTGATCCCAGAATATCGGCCGCATGTGATAAAGGTATGATTGAGCTTTTTGACGGCGATTGGTTTGATTCTCTATCAAAAACATTGGAACAAGAAAGCGAAGAAAATAAATGAGTAAGCATTCCGATTCAGCCAAAGAGCTGTTTATGAAGGGTTATAACTGTGCCCAGTCTGTTTTTGCCGCATTCTGCGATGAAACCGGACTTGATTTTGAAACTGCTTTAAAGCTTTCCTCTTCCTTTGGAGGAGGAATGGGAAGACTGCGTGAAGTATGCGGCGCATTAAGCAGCGTGTTTATGATAGTGGGAATCAAATACGGTTATACCTCTCCTGACGACAAAGAGACAAAAGCGGAGCATTATAAGCTGATACAATCGCTGGCAAAAAAATTCGAGGATGTAAACGGCTCTCTGCTTTGCAGAGAATTGTTAGGGCTTAAAGAAAAACACAGCAGCCCCGTACCCGAAGAAAGAACAGAGGTTTATTATGTAAAGCGTCCGTGCGCGGAGCTTGTGGAATACGCCGCGAAATTATTAGATGAATATATTGAATCAAGAAATTCGGAGAAAATGAATTGAAAGGTATGGTAAAAGTTATGAAAATTGCAGTAGCGTCTGAAGGAAAAAATGTCACGGAGCATTTCGGGCATTGTGTAAACTTTATGATTTATAATGTCGATAACGGCAAGATTGTCGGTGAGGAATCAATCCCCAATCCTGGGCACAGGCCGGGATTCCTGCCTAATTTCCTGGCTGACCGCGGCGTGAATGTTATAATAAGCGGCGGAATGGGCGGCGGAGCTGTCGATATATTTAACGAAAGAAATGTCGAGGTCGTCGTGGGAGCTT is a window encoding:
- a CDS encoding C-GCAxxG-C-C family protein, coding for MSKHSDSAKELFMKGYNCAQSVFAAFCDETGLDFETALKLSSSFGGGMGRLREVCGALSSVFMIVGIKYGYTSPDDKETKAEHYKLIQSLAKKFEDVNGSLLCRELLGLKEKHSSPVPEERTEVYYVKRPCAELVEYAAKLLDEYIESRNSEKMN
- a CDS encoding NifB/NifX family molybdenum-iron cluster-binding protein: MKIAVASEGKNVTEHFGHCVNFMIYNVDNGKIVGEESIPNPGHRPGFLPNFLADRGVNVIISGGMGGGAVDIFNERNVEVVVGASGDAKTAVVNYLKGELKTTGSVCHEHQHHDECGE